The nucleotide window GTTCACGAGCTCACCGATGTGATGGATACCTTGATTATCGCCAGCGGTACTTCCAGCCGTCACTCGCGTTCACTGGCTGAAAACCTGGTAGAAGAAACCAAGAAGGCTGGTTTCCGCGCATTGGGTGTGGAAGGTCTTGAAACAGGCGATTGGGTATTGGTGGACTATGGCGATACTGTGGTGCATGTGATGCAACAGGAAACGCGCGATTATTATGAGCTGGAAAAACTCTGGTCGATGAAACCAGCGAGCCGCGGATAATATTTTGTGCAGAATAAAATAATGTTCTGTGCAGGATAAATAACGGCCATGCGCATTCGCATTATTGCTGTGGGTACCAAAATGCCCGATTGGGTTGAAGCGGGTTACGCGGAGTATGCCAAGCGTATGCCGCGCGATGTCACTGTAGAAATGGTGGAATTGCCGCTCGCCCAGCGCAGTAAAAATAGCGACATCGCCAAAGCAATGGAAAAAGAAGGCGAAGCTATGTTGGCGATGATTGAAAAGGGCGGTAAAGATGAACAAGTCATCGCCCTTGATGTCAAAGGCAAGCCCTGGAGCACCGAATTACTGGCTGAAAATCTCGCGGGCTGGAAAATGAGCGGCAATAATTATTCGCTGCTGATTGGTGGGCCCGATGGTTTGGCTCCTGCGTGTTTAAAATTGGCCACAGTAAAATGGTCGCTGTCACCGCTGACATTGCCGCATCCTTTGGTGCGCATCCTGGTGATTGAACAGCTTTATCGAGCCTGTACGATTTTACAGAACCACCCTTACCATAAATAAAAATGGTTAGATCAACCATCAACCCGATTGACGTGAACCGCCGGCCCGATAATGCAAGAAGCCCAACAGTTTAAAGACCATCAACGCGAGGCAAAAATATTTCGCAATCGCGTACTGGTGATGGCGGCATTTATGCTTCTGTTGGCATCGACGCTGTTGTATCGCTATTACGATCTACAGATAGTCAACTACGAAGAATACGCCACCCAATCAGATCGTAACCGCGTGCACGTACAACCTGTACCGCCAACACGTGGACTTATTTTTGATACCAACGGCGAGTTGCTTGCAGATAACAAGGCGAGTTTTACTTTGTCTGTGGTAAGTGCAAGCCAGGCTGAGCTTGACAGCACCGTTGAATTGTTAAAGTCACTGATCGAAATTACTCCGTCGGATCTGGGTAAATTTTATAAAGCGCAAAAGCAGCGCCGCCATAAACTCGATCCTGTTCCTCTGCGTTACCGCCTCACCGAAGAAGAAATTGCACGCCTTGCCGTAAACCAGCACCTGCTTGAAGGTGTTGAAGTGAATGCGGAGCTGGTGCGCAATTATCCATACAAAGACATGTTTGCCCACGTGATTGGTTACACCGGACGCATCAGTGAAAAAGAAATGGATGCGTTCACACCTGAGCAGTTGCAAAAATATTCGGGCACTCATGCGATTGGCAAAATCGGTATCGAGAAAAGCTACGAGGATATCTTGCTTGGCCAGGTGGGTAGCCAAAACGTTGAGACCAATGCGCGCGGTCGCGTTATGCGGGTATTGGATCGAATTGATCCCAAACAGGGCGGCGATTTACACCTCTATCTGGATGCCCGTTTACAAGAAACGGCAGTTGCTGTTATGCAAGGCCGTCGCGGGGCGGTAGTCGCGATTGATGTCAAAACCGGCGGTGTGTTGGCCGCTGTCAGCAACCCCGGTTTTGACCCCAACTTGTTTGTAACGGGTATTAGCTATCGCGATTACAAAAATCTCAATGAAGATATAGACACGCCATTATTCAACCGCTTCCTGCAAGCACAGTACCCGCCTGGCTCTACGGTTAAGCCTGTTATCGGGTTAATCGGGTTGCAAGAGGGCTTCACCGATGTGCATCGCACCATCGCTGATCGCGGCGTTTTCACCTTGCCAGGCAACTCCCGCTTGTGGCGCGATTGGAGCCTTAAAGTCACCGGGGGTGGGCATGGTCAGGTGAATCTCAAAACTGGCATCTCCCAATCTTGCGATGTCTACTTTTGGGACTTGGGTAATCGGATGGGGATCGACCGGATGAGCGAATATGGCCATTATTTCGGATTGGGAATCCTGACCGGAATTGATGTGCCCAGCGAGCGCCGTGGTATATGGCCTTCGCGTGAGTGGAAGCGAGCCGCTAAAGGTCAGGCGTGGTATCCGGGCGATACGGTCAATGTGTCGATTGGCCAGGGTTTTATGCTGACTACACCACTACAGTTGGCTGTGATGACCAGCACTATCGCCAACCGTGGAATGCGCCATCGCCCGCAGTTTGTGAAGCAAATCGGCAATCAACCGATTGAGCCAATCACTGAGGATACCTTTGATACCAAGCCGGAATACTGGGATGCGATTTTTGATGGCATGGCCGAAGTGGTACATGGCCCGCGTGGTACCGCCAATCGCTACATGAGCCCGGGCGCGGAATATCGTATGGCAGGTAAATCCGGTACCGCACAGGTTGTTGCTATCGCCCAGAATGCCAAGTACAACTCTGCTTTGCTCAAAGAGCGCCACCGCGACCACGCGTTGTTTGTGGCGTTTGCTCCCTTGGAAGCCCCTGAAATTGCAGTAGCGGTAATGGTGGAAAACGCCGAGGGCGGCTCCAGTAAAGCGGCACCGGTTGCGCGCTGGATAATGGATGCCCATCTGCTTGGGTACTATCTCAAGGCGGATGAATTTGTGCCGCCACTGGGGTTCCATCACGCGGCGATTATCAAACGCGCCAACAACTACATTGCCGAACGCAAAGCAGCAAGAGAGGCAAAAGAGGCTGAAGCAGCAGCCAAAGCGGCTTTGGAAGCGGGTGCTTTACCGGCACCGGCAGCAGTGACTGAACCAGAGGCAAACCATGAGTAGACAAGATTTTTTACGGCGCATGCCGGAAGCCGCCAGTGCTTTCAGCCGTCGCGCTCGTCTTGCCGAGCGTTTGCATATCGATTTTTTCCTGCTGGTGTTGCTCATGCTCTTGACCCTGGTGGGGTTGACTGTGCTCTACAGTGCGAGCGGCCACAATCTGCCCAGCGTGGAAAAGCAGGCCAGTTTTTTTATGATTGCCTATGTCACCATGTTCATTGTTGCGCAAATTCCCGTGGAATTTATGCGCCGGATGGCTCCAGTGGCTTATGTAGGAGGCGTTCTGTTACTGGTGGCAGTAACCATTTTTGGTGACATCTCCATGGGGGCGCAGCGCTGGCTGCAAATTGGGAGTTTCCGTTTCCAACCATCGGAAGTGATGAAATTGGCGATGCCAATTGCCGTTGCGGCTTATCTTAGCCGTGGCTTTTTACCCCCACGTTTTACCCAGGTGATGGTTGTTCTTGTCCTGATTGGTATTCCGACCGCATTGATCATTGAGCAACCGGATTTAGGAACTTCTATTCTGGTGGCAACTTCAGGGGTGATGGTGCTGTTTTTTTCCGGGTTGCTCTGGCGCTATATCGCGGCGGCGGCGGTTATCTTCGGTGCCAGCCTTTGGCCGATCTGGCATTTTATGCTGCATGATTACCAGCGCCAGCGGGTGCTAACCATGCTCGATCCAACTCAGGACCCACTTGGGACGGGGTGGAATATCATCCAATCCAAAACCGCAATTGGCTCCGGTGGTTTGTCAGGTAAGGGTTGGATGGAGGGCACCCAGTCGCGCCTGGATTTTCTTCCTGAAGGTCACACTGATTTTATTATTGCAGTCATGTCCGAAGAATTCGGTTTGCTGGGTGTCATACTGCTGCTGTCGATTTATGCGATGGTCATTATTCGCGGCTTGGTGATAGCAAAGAATTCCCAAAACAGTTTTGGCCGCCTGTTAGCCGCCAGTGTCAGTTCAACATTTTTTGTATACGTATTCGTCAATATGGGTATGGTATCGGGCATGCTGCCGGTAGTGGGAGTGCCACTGCCGCTGATCAGTCAGGGCGGTACAGCGATTGTGGCGCTCTTTGCCGGATTCGGCATTCTGATGGCGATATCCACCGAGAAAAAACGGGTAATGACTCCCCAAGCGTAATGCTTGGATGATTACAACACTTGAGGTTTTATGTTGTCTTTTTCAAATAAAATGACCAAACACGCGATGGCGTTTTTTGCCGGAATAGGGTTCAGTTTTACTGTGGCTGCAGATTACAGCAATCATCCGCTGGCGGCCGGATTTGTCGATGAAATGGTACAGAAGCACGGTTTTACCGCTGCAGAAGTGAACCAGTTTTTAAGCAAGGCACAAAAACGCCAGCCTATTTTGGATGCAATTGCGCGTCCTGCAGAAAAATCCAAAACCTGGAAAGAGTACCGGCCGATTTTTCTTCAGCCACTACGTATTGATAACGGTGTTGTATTTTGGCGTGAGCACCGCACTGCACTTGCGCGCGCAGAAAAGGCATACGGTGTTCCTGCAGAAATTATTGTGGCGATTATTGGTGTAGAAACCAATTACGGTAAAAATACCGGTAGTTGGTATGTGATGGATGCACTGACAACTCTCGCATTTGATTATCCTCCGCGCGCGCCATTTTTCCGTTCGGAGCTGGTGAATTATTTAATCCTTACGCGCGAGCAAAAACACAACCCGTTGGAATTTAAAGGCTCCTATGCCGGTGCTATGGGTTACGGTCAATTTATGCCATCGAGCTACCGCAATTATGCAGTGGATTTTAGTGGCGATGGATTTACCGATATATGGAATAACCCAACCGATGCAATTGGCAGTATCGCTAACTATTTTGTAAAACACGGTTGGAAAACCGGTGAAGCTGTTGTTATTCCCGCTAAGTTGACGCGTGCGCGTGAACAGTTGTTGGCGAATGAATCATTCAATACCGTGGTGCCACCGGCAATCAATATTAACGCCTGGAAAAAAGCGGGCATTGCTCCTGCAATTAAGGTCTCCAAAAATGCTCCGGCAATTGCGATCGAATTTGATGGTGTCAATGGTTTGGAATACTGGTTTGGTTTGCAAAATTTTTACACCATTACACGTTACAATCGCAGCCCTATGTATGCGATGGCAGTTTACGATTTAAGTTTGGAAATCAAGCAAGCTATGCGTAACGCAGATAAAACAACTGCAGGGGTGACTCGATAATGTTGATGCATCGATCAGGCTATATTCATAAATGTGCAGGTATTGTGTTATTGCTGTGTTGTGCATTGATGGTGGCCTGTTCGAGCAAGCCGGTAACAAAAAAACCGGTTGCTAATGAACCCTTCAATCCCAATGAAGGTCGGTATAAACACGACAAAGACTTTGGCCCCGATGAAGATGTGGACTTATCCCACATTCCCGATGCTGTCCCACGCTATGAAACACGTACGCGTGCAGGCAACAAAAATCCTTACACTGTACTCGGCAAAACGTATCACCTGATTAAAGATGAAAGCTC belongs to Cellvibrio sp. pealriver and includes:
- the rodA gene encoding rod shape-determining protein RodA, with protein sequence MSRQDFLRRMPEAASAFSRRARLAERLHIDFFLLVLLMLLTLVGLTVLYSASGHNLPSVEKQASFFMIAYVTMFIVAQIPVEFMRRMAPVAYVGGVLLLVAVTIFGDISMGAQRWLQIGSFRFQPSEVMKLAMPIAVAAYLSRGFLPPRFTQVMVVLVLIGIPTALIIEQPDLGTSILVATSGVMVLFFSGLLWRYIAAAAVIFGASLWPIWHFMLHDYQRQRVLTMLDPTQDPLGTGWNIIQSKTAIGSGGLSGKGWMEGTQSRLDFLPEGHTDFIIAVMSEEFGLLGVILLLSIYAMVIIRGLVIAKNSQNSFGRLLAASVSSTFFVYVFVNMGMVSGMLPVVGVPLPLISQGGTAIVALFAGFGILMAISTEKKRVMTPQA
- the rlmH gene encoding 23S rRNA (pseudouridine(1915)-N(3))-methyltransferase RlmH, encoding MRIRIIAVGTKMPDWVEAGYAEYAKRMPRDVTVEMVELPLAQRSKNSDIAKAMEKEGEAMLAMIEKGGKDEQVIALDVKGKPWSTELLAENLAGWKMSGNNYSLLIGGPDGLAPACLKLATVKWSLSPLTLPHPLVRILVIEQLYRACTILQNHPYHK
- the rsfS gene encoding ribosome silencing factor, producing MSDLNKAIIDALENLKGKNIVTLDVHELTDVMDTLIIASGTSSRHSRSLAENLVEETKKAGFRALGVEGLETGDWVLVDYGDTVVHVMQQETRDYYELEKLWSMKPASRG
- the mrdA gene encoding penicillin-binding protein 2 → MQEAQQFKDHQREAKIFRNRVLVMAAFMLLLASTLLYRYYDLQIVNYEEYATQSDRNRVHVQPVPPTRGLIFDTNGELLADNKASFTLSVVSASQAELDSTVELLKSLIEITPSDLGKFYKAQKQRRHKLDPVPLRYRLTEEEIARLAVNQHLLEGVEVNAELVRNYPYKDMFAHVIGYTGRISEKEMDAFTPEQLQKYSGTHAIGKIGIEKSYEDILLGQVGSQNVETNARGRVMRVLDRIDPKQGGDLHLYLDARLQETAVAVMQGRRGAVVAIDVKTGGVLAAVSNPGFDPNLFVTGISYRDYKNLNEDIDTPLFNRFLQAQYPPGSTVKPVIGLIGLQEGFTDVHRTIADRGVFTLPGNSRLWRDWSLKVTGGGHGQVNLKTGISQSCDVYFWDLGNRMGIDRMSEYGHYFGLGILTGIDVPSERRGIWPSREWKRAAKGQAWYPGDTVNVSIGQGFMLTTPLQLAVMTSTIANRGMRHRPQFVKQIGNQPIEPITEDTFDTKPEYWDAIFDGMAEVVHGPRGTANRYMSPGAEYRMAGKSGTAQVVAIAQNAKYNSALLKERHRDHALFVAFAPLEAPEIAVAVMVENAEGGSSKAAPVARWIMDAHLLGYYLKADEFVPPLGFHHAAIIKRANNYIAERKAAREAKEAEAAAKAALEAGALPAPAAVTEPEANHE
- the mltB gene encoding lytic murein transglycosylase B — translated: MLSFSNKMTKHAMAFFAGIGFSFTVAADYSNHPLAAGFVDEMVQKHGFTAAEVNQFLSKAQKRQPILDAIARPAEKSKTWKEYRPIFLQPLRIDNGVVFWREHRTALARAEKAYGVPAEIIVAIIGVETNYGKNTGSWYVMDALTTLAFDYPPRAPFFRSELVNYLILTREQKHNPLEFKGSYAGAMGYGQFMPSSYRNYAVDFSGDGFTDIWNNPTDAIGSIANYFVKHGWKTGEAVVIPAKLTRAREQLLANESFNTVVPPAININAWKKAGIAPAIKVSKNAPAIAIEFDGVNGLEYWFGLQNFYTITRYNRSPMYAMAVYDLSLEIKQAMRNADKTTAGVTR